CAAGCGGGCAATCGTATATGCGGTTTTATAATTCAGTTCTTTCAACTTTGCTTCCATTTTTTCCAGTAAAAAGTAGGCCAATTTATGTCCTCGGTATTTGGGTAACACCGCGAAGTCGGTCATTTCTGCATTTTTGTTTTTTGGATCCACTTCGGCAGAGGAAATACCTACCAATTTGCCTTCATCCCATACTCCAAAATAAATAACAGAACCATCGTTCATGGTTTCCTTGATGTATTCAGGATTGGTAACAGGAAAAGGGTAGGTCGCAAAAACCTGCTTGAATATCTCTGACATTTCAGCAGCGTCCTCTGTCATTGTCGTCTCTAAGGTGAATTGCCTGTTCAATGCCACGCCATTACTGCTTGCATCGGCTGCCAACAAATCAATTAAAGTTGAAAGTGGAGCTTCCGGTGTAGCATCGCGTTCCTCGCTTAAAAATTTTGACATGAAAAATACATCCTCTTCGCCTCTGTAAAACGCAGGAATAAAAGCTTCCTGCCTATAGCCATCGATCAGGAAAACAGGTTGTGCAGCAGCTGGCACTTTGGCAATTATTTTCGTGTAGCCGTTGGTGGCCGCTAAGCTATTT
The DNA window shown above is from uncultured Sunxiuqinia sp. and carries:
- the ablB gene encoding putative beta-lysine N-acetyltransferase, whose product is MNDITEEKNKMDRIEKISHSIVHHGKFNNRIFLLKYSNKDRQNITQLLNSLAATNGYTKIIAKVPAAAQPVFLIDGYRQEAFIPAFYRGEEDVFFMSKFLSEERDATPEAPLSTLIDLLAADASSNGVALNRQFTLETTMTEDAAEMSEIFKQVFATYPFPVTNPEYIKETMNDGSVIYFGVWDEGKLVGISSAEVDPKNKNAEMTDFAVLPKYRGHKLAYFLLEKMEAKLKELNYKTAYTIARLHSPGMNKTFINRGYRFSGVLKNNTNISGQIESMNVYYKPL